The following proteins are encoded in a genomic region of Oncorhynchus kisutch isolate 150728-3 linkage group LG18, Okis_V2, whole genome shotgun sequence:
- the numa1 gene encoding nuclear mitotic apparatus protein 1 isoform X1: MVLHLDKEHALLEWVNHLNVDLPVRSIKDLQDGVLLLKLVYKLRKEEPAKFYLDQPIQERLKVVSDFLQGDCRCSTERGALISWDNISNGLNLEVELSKVLVLLYYHSVINNHVDLNQLEYKFEVELASMLRFVLDNENSLYLSENLEKYLRKKPLFSFNSDISSTSSSSLFNDEESPVFRRRKKIGSVQFLDLQTVASSSVSSPLQDVMNTPQFQLKKLQRQLRQERDMRDELEKDLTTSATTLTQRESQICQLQHRIEKLLREQAEQEQEPRDELQELHSKNEGLRTRLHEVLKECQALKTNSSQMERKVDNLTEENGTLSAQMREVIARLASAEAEVDRLTEAQDSAQGEWSSRHCHLQAELNRATAQKECLNEQMLILQSKISSLEDELSKAKMQEKGEVMGPILEWEQLKQELADATLRHAECECTIARLKGEKEQAATLHAQESASLQAESQRLQVLVTALQEALSALRADREALELVSKEERESLTAQLHTLTAEVASLTQTVQQREQEMKALGEKVQQECIQRGELNLAMEQQERKAREEIQELTSHVDTMGDSLRRAEEEVQVREKQLTKQQQESALQREVLQEEMAASETVLKELKEQEEAVREEATRLHQEITTHATNLCTLRQEHTALQEQLARQQEEISLEKEAQSEAHREKEAVREELSRLQEELRSLGEQMAQLEEAQREKECLLLQSTENIETLQMERATASSLAEAKDLELSSLREEVRAREEQLAIQQEEYRLQQEELREELAAQENEINNMRERLAGLMDQISLLKELCQEGKNMEALREEHTAQLEQLRIVKEQVEEVQERNEETSAALREKESSLREKEESLRRLEEELQSTTSLASQRRQEELTSLKEEVISQQEEVERRRAAEALSVEEARQLAREQESKRMELEESVSALQQQLDSAIQDNDRKRQECERLEQDLEHRGTRVEELRQQEDSARLEATRLRQEISTHVSHLEVVQKGKEELARQQEELRGEVSLHQQRASVLQQSLEVQEVAMRVLKEQTESTREEATVKMEALQAQLEVVSSLAAAKGLQLSTLREEATTLQEQLAKREQEISRQKEVLQEAHMEKESVEALREELARQQEELREELIRQQQRAQSLEQSLEEQQEALKELTVKEERAREEATLKMVVLQAAKDLELSTLRQEATQLRQEISTHVSRLEEVQRGKEEQEGNAREETTVKMEALQAQLEVVLSLAAAKDLQLSTLREEASLLCQENAKRAADLKDVQSEKIRMESLLSEEHRALQEELAKEQEELRGEVSLHQQRAAELQQSLEEKQEALRELKEQLVQQQEDRSLQKVLQEAQAAALQEEAVDALRGEVTLHQQRAAELQQSLEHQEAALREQEAKSTEEATLKMEALQAAKDLQLSTLTEKATTLQQQLAKREQEISLQKEVLQEAHIEKESVEALREELARQQEELIHQQQRAQSLEQSLEEQQEALKELTVKEERAREEATLKMVALQAAKDLELSTLRQEATQLRQEISTHVSRLEEVQRGKEEQEGNAREETTVKMEDLQAQLEVVLSLATAKDLQLSTLRDEATALQEQLAKREQEISLQKEVLQEAHLEKESVEVLREELARQQEELIRQQQRAQSLEQSLEEQQEALKELTVKEERAREEATLKMVALQAAKDLELSTLRQEATQLRQEISTHVSRLEEVQSEGPLREEHTALQVQLAKQQEENSVQKGLLQEVQATVLQEREAKEILRGEVSLHQQSLEHKEAVLREDLARQKEEGQAAGQVEKELMEQFSVLQQEKEALLTRALQAEQNQSELEGSMAELRAQAEGTESGQRQQLDALLLEKERLTEGNQVLEMKCSAAQRLEAVLQEELALLREQIEGTEWEKQVRHLREQLAANTEVVEHYKTQVEKAKSHYSGKKQQLVESQEQVTELQRCLEVREHEGNAVITEMKLLQKELEKARSKEKSLGSKINTLEAQLAFADRHLREQNQVRPERGPGRIEKMRGGRESVYLKVPQSQTHQETSGDSLDLSLDDSLNTTTRPMEPDESSTPLVRSSERVAAKRRALGGDSLETLYFTPMNNRQINRTSTERRLQSSITSLGELALDSARKRPPTSSARRRRTTQVINITMSKTTPGRRGAGEDSDNETFYSLASVHSHPNITGRTHTARPVSMEIFHTPGKPAVALSDQLLSLPGYRRSIVHVAAPQSTGQFCVGAENEPDHAADDWLRIAELQARNQSCLPHLKSSYPLESRPSLGPSFEFTDDDLRMGDPTETIRRASVMPGQIQESLSSHRLSLHPGPADSTTATRPAYGSHRLSLMPPKPKASSTLNNQNTHNLRGSNLSLKRSAKDQEPDTPEAKRMATSCFPRPLTPKGGRFSSSNNRQPLSPAERRQSMVFSIDNTPRKAASKSGFLQRGMSKIRSSTRKSPGNKSSRVPQSGDGKSPRSGAGSMKSPQPGGKAQRKSPRTNSSKSPKNPTSARKEPEVLVGKPIHLSR, from the exons ATGGTGCTTCACCTTGATAAAGAGCATGCACTGTTGGAATGG GTTAACCACCTGAATGTGGACCTCCCGGTGCGGAGCATCAAGGATTTACAGGATGGCGTTTTGTTGTTGAAGCTCGTCTATAAACT GAGAAAGGAAGAGCCCGCTAAGTTCTATTTGGACCAGCCTATCCAGGAGAGGCTGAAAGTGGTCTCTGACTTCCTGCAAG GTGATTGTAGGTGCAGCACAGAACGGGGAGCTCTCATCTCCTGGGACAACATCAGCAATGGCCTAAACCTGGAGGTGGAGTTATCCAAG GTGCTTGTGCTCCTGTACTACCATAGTGTGATCAACAACCATGTTGACCTGAACCAACTGGAATACAAGTTTGAG GTTGAGCTTGCCTCCATGCTCCGCTTTGTTTTGGACAATGAGAATAGCCTCTACTTGAGTGAGAACTTGGAGAAATATCTAAGGAAGAAGC ccctgTTTAGTTTCAACAGTGACATCTCCAGTACCTCCTCATCCTCCTTGTTCAACGATGAGGAGTCCCCGGTTTTCCGGCGCAGAAAGAAGATCGGTTCAGTTCAGTTTCTGGACCTACAAACTGTTGCGTCCTCGTCTGTCAG TTCTCCCCTGCAGGATGTGATGAACACTCCTCAGTTCCAGCTGAAGAAGCTGCAGAGGCAGCTGcgtcaggagagagacatgagggatgagCTGGAGAAAGACCTGACCACCAGCGCCACCACCCTCACCCAGAGAG AGAGTCAGATCTGTCAGTTGCAGCACCGTATTGAGAAGCTGCTGAGGGAACAGGCTGAGCAGGAGCAGGAGCCCCGGGATGAGCTACAAGAACTGCACAGCAAGAACGAGGG GCTGCGGACTCGTCTCCATGAGGTGCTGAAGGAGTGCCAGGCGTTAAAGACTAACTCATCTCAGATGGAACGGAAGGTGGATAACCTGACAGAGGAGAATGGCACCCTTTCTGCCCAG ATGCGTGAAGTGATTGCTCGGTTGGCGAGTGCTGAGGCTGAGGTGGACAGGCTGACTGAGGCCCAGGACTCTGCTCAGGGGGAGTGGAGCAGCAGACACTGCCACCTTCAGGCTGAACTCAACCGGGCCACTGCTCAGAAG GAGTGTCTGAATGAACAGATGCTGATCCTGCAGAGCAAGATCTCCTCTCTGGAGGACGAGCTGAGTAAAGCCAAAATGCAGGAAAAAGGAGAGGTTATGGGCCCTATCTTGGAG TGGGAGCAGCTGAAACAGGAGCTGGCTGATGCCACCCTCAGGCACGCAGAGTGTGAGTGCACCATCGCCCGTCTGAAGGGGGAGAAGGAGCAGGCTGCCACCCTGCATGCCCAGGAGAGTGCCTCGCtacaggcagagagccagagactGCAGGTCTTGGTGACTGCGCTCCAGGAAGCCCTGAGTGCTCTGCGGGCTGACAGAGAGGCTCTGGAGCTGGTCTccaaggaggagagggagtccCTGACTGCCCAGCTCCACACCCTGACTGCTGAGGTGGCCAGCCTTACCCAGACTGTACAACAAAGGGAGCAGGAGATGAAGGCGCTGGGTGAGAAGGTACAGCAGGAGTGCATTCAGAGAGGGGAGCTGAACCTGGCTATGGAGCAGCAGGAGAGGAAGGCCAGAGAGGAGATCCAGGAGCTGACCAGCCACGTGGACACCATGGGTGACTCACtgaggagggctgaggaggaGGTGCAGGTCAGGGAGAAGCAGCTTAccaagcagcagcaggagagcgCTCTACAGAGGGAGGTCCTACAGGAGGAGATGGCTGCATCTGAGACGGTGTTAAAAGAGCTGAAGGAGCAGGAAGAGGCCGTTAGAGAGGAGGCCACTCGACTGCACCAGGAGATAACTACACATGCTACGAACCTCTGCACCCTGAGGCAGGAGCACACTGCTCTGCAGGAACAATTGGCTAGGCAGCAAGAGGAGATCTCCCTAGAAAAGGAGGCGCAGTCCGAAGCCCACAGGGAGAAGGAAGCGGTGAGGGAGGAGCTCTCTCGACTCCAGGAGGAGCTGAGGAGCCTGGGGGAACAGATGGCCCAGCTGGAGGAGGctcagagggagaaggagtgtCTCCTCCTCCAGTCCACAGAGAACATAGAGACCCTCCAGATGGAGAGAGCCACTGCCTCGTCACTCGCTGAAGCCAAAGACCTGGAGCTCAGCAGcctgagagaggaggtgagggccaggGAGGAGCAGCTAGCCATTCAACAAGAGGAGTACCGCTTACAGCAGGAGGAGCTACGGGAGGAGCTTGCCGCTCAGGAGAATGAAATCAATAACATGAGAGAGCGGCTCGCTGGCCTGATGGACCAGATCTCTCTGCTGAAGGAGTTGTGTCAGGAGGGCAAAAACATGGAGGCCCTGAGAGAAGAGCACACTGCCCAGCTGGAGCAGCTGCGGATAGTGAAGGAGCAGGTCGAAGAGGTCcaggagaggaatgaggagacCTCGGCAGCTCTCAGGGAGAAGGAGTCGTCTctcagggagaaggaggagagccTCCGGAGGCTGGAGGAGGAGCTACAGTCCACCACCTCTCTTGCCTCCCAGAGACGACAGGAAGAACTGACCTCACTCAAGGAGGAAGTCATCTCGcagcaggaggaggtggagaggaggcgTGCCGCGGAGGCCCTGTCAGTTGAGGAGGCGAGGCAGTTGGCTAGGGAACAGGAGTCTAAACGTATGGAACTGGAGGAGAGCGTGTCAGCCCTACAGCAGCAGCTGGACTCAGCCATCCAGGACAATGATAGGAAGAGACAGGAGTGTGAGAGGCTGGAGCAGGACCTGGAGCACAGAGGAACACGGGTGGAAGAGCTGAGGCAGCAGGAGGATAGCGCCAGACTGGAGGCCACTCGACTTCGCCAGGAGATCTCTACACATGTCAGCCATCTGGAGGTCGTGCAGAAGGGGAAGGAGGAGCTAGCCAGGCAGCAGGAGGAGCTGAGAGGGGAGGTGTCCCTTCATCAGCAGAGAGCTTCAGTGCTCCAGCAGAGCCTGGAGGTGCAGGAGGTTGCTATGAGAGTGTTAAAGGAGCAGACTgagagcaccagagaggaggCCACTGTGAAGATGGAGGCCCTACAGGCTCAGCTGGAGGTAGTGTCTTCTCTGGCTGCAGCTAAAGGCCTGCAGCTCAGCACTCTGAGAGAGGAGGCCACTACCTTACAGGAGCAGCTAGCTAAGAGAGAGCAGGAGATCTCCCGTCAGAAGGAGGTGCTGCAGGAGGCCCACATGGAGAAGGAGTCAGTGGAGGCACTGAGAGAGGAGCTGGCCAGGCAACAGGAGGAGCTGAGAGAGGAGTTAATCCGCCAGCAGCAGAGAGCTCAGTCCTTAGAACAGAGcctggaggagcagcaggaggccCTGAAAGAGCTGACCGTGAAGGAGGAGAGGGCCAGAGAGGAGGCCACTCTGAAGATGGTGGTCCTCCAAGCAGCTAAGGACTTGGAGCTCAGCACCCTGAGACAGGAGGCTACACAACTCCGCCAGGAGATCTCCACACATGTCAGCCGTCTGGAGGAGGtgcagagggggaaggaggagcaggagggaaACGCAAGAGAGGAGACAACTGTGAAGATGGAGGCCCTACAGGCTCAGCTGGAGGTAGTGTTGTCTCTGGCTGCAGCTAAAGACCTGCAGCTCAGCACTCTGAGAGAGGAGGCCTCTCTACTCTGCCAGGAGAACGCCAAACGGGCAGCTGATCTAAAGGACGTGCAGTCAGAGAAGATTCGGATGGAGAGCCTGTTGAGCGAGGAGCACAGAGCCTTACAGGAGGAGCTGGCCAAGGAGCAGGAGGAGCTGAGGGGTGAGGTGTCCCTCCACCAGCAGAGAGCTGCAGAACTCCAGCAGAGCCTGGAGGAGAAGCAGGAGGCCCTTAGAGAGCTGAAGGAGCAGCTTGTCCAGCAGCAGGAGGACCGCTCCCTACAGAAGGTCTTGCAGGAGGCCCAGGCTGCAGCTCTCCAGGAGGAGGCGGTAGACGCTCTGAGAGGGGAGGTGACCCTCCACCAGCAGAGAGCTGCAGAGCTCCAGCAGAGCCTGGAGCACCAGGAGGCTGCCCTGAGGGAGCAGGAGGCGAAGAGCACAGAGGAGGCCACTCTGAAGATGGAGGCCCTCCAAGCAGCTAAAGACCTGCAGCTCAGCACTCTGACAGAGAAGGCCACTACCTTACAGCAGCAGCTAGCTAAGAGGGAGCAGGAGATCTCCCTTCAGAAGGAAGTGCTGCAGGAGGCCCACATAGAGAAGGAGTCAGTGGAGGCACTTAGAGAGGAGCTGGCCAGGCAACAGGAGGAGTTAATCCACCAGCAGCAGAGAGCTCAGTCCTTAGAACAGAGcctggaggagcagcaggaggccCTGAAAGAGCTGACCGTGAAGGAGGAGAGGGCCAGAGAGGAGGCCACTCTGAAGATGGTGGCCCTCCAAGCAGCAAAGGACTTGGAGCTCAGCACCCTGAGACAGGAGGCTACACAACTCCGCCAGGAGATCTCCACACATGTCAGCCGTCTGGAGGAGGtgcagagggggaaggaggagcaggagggaaACGCAAGAGAGGAGACAACTGTGAAGATGGAGGACCTACAGGCTCAGCTGGAGGTAGTGTTGTCTCTAGCTACAGCTAAAGACCTGCAGCTCAGCACTCTGAGAGACGAGGCCACTGCCTTACAGGAGCAGCTAgcgaagagagagcaggagatcTCCCTTCAGAAGGAGGTGCTGCAGGAGGCCCACTTGGAGAAGGAGTCAGTGGAGGTACTGAGAGAGGAGCTGGCCAGGCAACAGGAGGAGTTAATCCGCCAGCAGCAGAGAGCTCAGTCCTTAGAACAGAGcctggaggagcagcaggaggccCTGAAAGAGCTGACCGTGAAGGAGGAGAGGGCCAGAGAGGAGGCCACTCTGAAGATGGTGGCCCTCCAAGCAGCAAAGGACTTGGAGCTCAGCACCCTGAGACAGGAGGCTACACAACTCCGCCAGGAGATCTCCACACATGTCAGCCGTCTGGAGGAGGTGCAGAGCGAGGGCCCCCTGAGAGAGGAGCACACTGCCTTACAGGTGCAGCTGGCCAAGCAGCAGGAGGAAAACTCCGTACAGAAGGGACTGCTGCAGGAGGTGCAGGCCACAGTCCTCCAGGAGAGGGAGGCCAAGGAGATACTGAGAGGGGAGGTGTCCCTCCACCAGCAGAGCCTGGAGCACAAGGAGGCTGTCCTGAGGGAGGATCTAGCCAGGCAGAAGGAGGAAGGGCAGGCAGCAGGCCAGGTGGAGAAGGAGTTGATGGAGCAGTTCTCTGTGCTCCAGCAAGAGAAGGAGGCTCTGTTAACCCGGGCCCTCCAGGCAGAGCAGAACCAGAGCGAGCTGGAAGGGAGCATGGCTGAGCTGCGAGCCCAGGCAGAGGGCACAGAAAGTGGCCAGAGACAACAGCTGGATGCCCTGCTCCTGGAGAAGGAGAGGCTGACTGAGGGTAACCAGGTCCTGGAGATGAAATGTAGCGCCGCCCAGAGGCTGGAGGCTGTACTGCAGGAGGAACTGGCCTTGCTGAGAGAACAGATAGAGGGAACAGAGTGGGAGAAGCAGGTCAGACATCTACGGGAACAACTTGCTGCCAACACTGAGGTTGTGGAACACTACAAAACACAG GTTGAGAAGGCCAAGAGCCACTACTCGGGGAAGAAGCAGCAGCTTGTGGAGTCTCAGGAGCAGGTGACGGAGCTGCAGCGCTGCCTAGAGGTCAGAGAGCATGAGGGCAACGCTGTTATCACAGAGATGAAGCTGCTGCAGAAGGAGCTGGAGAAGGCCAGGAGCAAAGAGAAGAGCCTCGGCTCCAAGATCAACACTTTGGAAGCACAG CTTGCGTTTGCTGATCGTCACCTTCGGGAGCAGAACCAGGTTCGACCTGAGAGGGGACCAGGCAGGATTGAGAAgatgagagggggtagagagagtgtcTACCTGAAAGTCCCCCAGAGCCAGACTCACCAGGAGACCAGCGGCGACAGCCTGGACCTGAGCCTGGACGACTCCCTTAACACTACCAC GAGGCCAATGGAGCCTGACGAGTCCAGTACTCCCCTGGTGCGTAGCTCGGAGCGCGTAGCTGCTAAACGTCGTGCTCTGGGAGGGGATTCACTGGAGACCCTCTACTTCACCCCCATGAATAACCGTCAGATCAACAG GACCAGTACTGAGCGCCGGCTGCAGAGCAGCATCACATCTCTGGGAGAGCTGGCTCTGGACTCAGCCAGGAAGAGACCACCCACCTCCTCAGCTAGACGCCGAAGGACCACCCAGGTCATCAACATCACCATGAGCAAG ACGACCCCTGGTcgcagaggagcaggagaggataGTGACAACGAGACGTTCTACAGCCTGGCCTCCGTCCACTCCCATCCCAACATCACCGGAAGAACACACACTGCACGACCTGTCTCCATGGAGATCTTCCACACACCCGGAAAACCTGCCGTTGCCTTGAGCGATCAGCTCCTCAGTCTCCCTGGTTACCGTCGAAGCATCGTCCACGTTGCAGCTCCACAGA GTACGGGCCAGTTCTGTGTAGGGGCAGAGAATGAGCCTGACCATGCTGCTGATGACTGGCTACGCATCGCTGAGCTGCAGGCCAGAAACCAGTCCTGTCTGCCTCACCTAAAGAGCAGCTATCCTCTGGAGTCCAGG CCCAGCCTGGGACCGTCCTTTGAGTTCACCGACGATGACCTGCGCATGGGCGACCCCACGGAGACCATCCGTAGAGCCTCTGTGATGCCCGGACAGATTCAGGAGTCTCTGTCATCCCACCGGCTCTCACTCCACCCAGGACCGGCCGACAGCACCACGGCCACCAGGCCAGCCTACGGCTCTCACCGCCTCTCACTGATGCCCCCCAAACCTAAAGCCAGCAGCACCCTGAACAACCAGAACACGCACAACCTCAGGGGGAGCAACCTGTCACTCAAACGCTCAGCCAAAGACCAGGAACCAGACACACCTGAg GCTAAGAGGATGGCAACCAGCTGTTTCCCACGCCCTCTCACCCCTAAAGGAGGTCGTTTCAGCTCATCCAACAACCGCCAGCCTCTTAGCCCT GCTGAGCGGAGACAGTCCATGGTGTTCTCCATTGACAACACGCCTCGTAAGGCAGCTTCCAAGAGCGGCTTCCTACAGAGAGGCATGAGTAAGATTCGCAGCTCCACCCGTAAATCCCCAGGGAACAAAAGCTCCCGTGTCCCGCAGTCCGGAGATGGGAAGTCTCCCCGCAGTGGAGCCGGGAGTATGAAGTCCCCTCAGCCGGGAGGGAAGGCACAGAGGAAATCCCCACGGACCAACAGCAGCAAGTCTCCAAAGAACCCCACCAGCGCACGCAAG GAACCTGAGGTGTTGGTTGGAAAGCCCATTCATCTGAGCAG atga